The Odocoileus virginianus isolate 20LAN1187 ecotype Illinois chromosome 3, Ovbor_1.2, whole genome shotgun sequence genome includes a window with the following:
- the CNN1 gene encoding calponin-1 → MSSAHFNRGPAYGLSAEVKNKLAQKYDHQREQELREWIEGVTGRRIGNNFMDGLKDGIILCEFINKLQPGSVKKVNESTQNWHQLENIGNFIKAITKYGVKPHDIFEANDLFENTNHTQVQSTLLALASMAKTKGNKVNVGVKYAEKQERKFEPEKLREGRNIIGLQMGTNKFASQQGMTAYGTRRHLYDPKLGTDQPLDQATISLQMGTNKGASQAGMTAPGTKRQIFEPGLGMEHCDTLNVSLQMGSNKGASQRGMTVYGLPRQVYDPKYCLTPDYPELGEPAHNHHPHNYYNSA, encoded by the exons ATGTCGTCCGCTCACTTCAACCGAGGCCCCGCCTACGGGCTGTCAGCTGAGGTCAAGAACAAG CTGGCCCAGAAGTATGACCACCAGCGGGAGCAGGAGCTCCGAGAGTGGATCGAGGGGGTGACAGGGCGCCGCATCGGCAACAACTTCATGGACGGCCTCAAGGACGGCATCATTCTTTGCGA GTTCATCAATAAGCTCCAGCCAGGCTCCGTGAAGAAAGTAAATGAGTCCACCCAGAACTGGCATCAG CTGGAGAACATCGGCAACTTCATCAAGGCCATCACCAAGTACGGGGTGAAGCCCCACGATATCTTTGAGGCCAACGACCTGTTCGAGAACACCAACCACACGCAAGTGCAGTCCACCCTCCTGGCCCTGGCCAGCATG GCCAAGACGAAAGGGAACAAGGTGAACGTGGGAGTGAAATACGCGGAGAAGCAGGAACGGAAATTTGAGCCAGAGAAGCTAAGAGAAGGGCGGAACATTATCGGGCTGCAG ATGGGCACCAACAAGTTTGCCAGCCAGCAGGGCATGACGGCCTACGGCACCCGGCGCCACCTCTACGACCCCAAGCTGGGCACGGATCAGCCCCTGGACCAGGCCACCATCAGCCTGCAGATGGGCACCAACAAGGGAGCCAGCCAG GCCGGCATGACTGCACCAGGGACCAAGCGGCAGATCTTTGAGCCAGGGCTGGGCATGGAGCACTGTGACACGCTCAACGTCAGCCTGCAGATGGGCAGCAACAAGGGAGCTTCGCAGCGGGGCATGACGGTGTACGGGCTGCCCCGCCAGGTCTACGACCCCAAGTACTGCCTGACGCCTGACTACCCTGAGCTGGGCGAGCCGGCCCACAACCACCACCCGCACAACTACTACAACTCCGCCTAG